Within Prochlorococcus marinus XMU1411, the genomic segment CATTTTTAATCTCTCTCTACCAGTTCCACCCTCTGCAACAGTAGTTTCATCAATCGTAAAATTCACCCTCTTTACTGGCATAAATACAGCATCTATTTGAAGTAAATCAATAGCAGTTGTTTCTTCATTCCTACGATCTACAGGTCTATATCCAACACCTCTTTCCACATGTATTTCTAGCTCTAAGTTATGGCCCTCCTGAATAGTTGCGATAGGTTTTTCACCATCAACAATTTCAACTTGAGATGAGAATTGAATATCATTTGCCTTGACCTCCATAGGACCACTGGCAACTAACCTTCCGATTTCAAGTTCTGGATTAGAACTATTAATTGATAGTTGCTTACAATTGAGAAGAATATCTAAAACATCTTCTCTAACTCCAGGAATAGTTGCATATTCGTGGTTAATACCTGCTATTCTTACAGCTGTAACGGCACTTCCTTCAAGTCCTCCCATAAGGACTCTTCTAAGCGAATTACCCAAAGTTGTAGCTTGTCCCCTTTCTAAAGGGCCAATTAAAAAAGTTCCTGTTTGGGAGCGATCATCTGATATTTGATGGTCGATTCTGTCAATCTGGTATTGCAACACGGAAAAAAATAAGGTTAAAAGTTTTTTTGAGGGGGGGGTGGAGAATGATTAAGACTTAAACGCGTCTCCGCTTAGGTCTTCTACATCCATTATGAGGTAATGGAGTTACATCTCTTATTAGAGTTATTTCTAAACCGGCCACTTGTAAAGCTCTTATGGCCGTTTCCCTACCTGAGCCTGGCCCTCTAACTAATACTTCTATTTGTCTCATACCTTGATCGAGTGCTCTTCTTGCTGCTGCTTCAGCAGCTGTTTGAGCTGCAAATGGGGTTCCTTTTCTAGCCCCTTTAAATCCACTGGCTCCTGCAGAAGACCAAGAAATTACATGACCAGAAGTGTCAGTAATTGAGACAATCGTATTATTAAAAGTGCTTTGAATGTGTACCACACCATTCGGTACATTACGTTTGGATTTCTTTGAACCTGTTTTTTTTACTGTTGCTGCCATGATGTTTTAATAAAATACTGGTGTTGATGAATAAATTTAGTTAATTATTTTTTTCTTCCAGCAACTGTTTTTCTTGAGCCCCTTCTTGTTCGTGCATTAGTTCTAGTTCTTTGACCTCTTACTGGAAGACTCATTCTGTGTCTTCTTCCTCTCACACATCCTATATCTTGTAGACGTTTTAAGGCCATTCCCTCTTTTCTTCTCAAATCTCCCTCTAAAGTAAATTCCTCTGTAGCACCTCTAAGTTTTTGTACATCAGAATCTGAAAGATCTTTGACACGAATATCTGGATTTACTCCCGTATTAGCGAGAATTAGCTTTGATCTAGTTAGACCAATTCCATAGACGTATGTAAGTGCAATTTCAACTCGCTTTTCGCGAGGTATGTCAATTCCTGCAATTCTAGCCACGTTTTCTAAGTAAGTAAAAGTTTGAATTAGAAGGGTTGAAATTTAACCCTGACGCTGTTTATTGCGAGGTCTTTTCTTGTTAATAACATAGATTTTACCTCTTCTCCTCACGATCTGATCGTCAGGGCTAATTTTTTTGACTGAGGATCTGACCTTCATAGGGTTTTACAAATAAAACATTAATATTATATTCTACATCATCATCAAGCCATTTTTTGGTTGATATCAGAGGAAATGGTTTTTAAATCTCTATCAGCATCAATATATTCTAGCAATGAAAGATCTTTAAAATATTGAATCAATGGTTCTGTGGTTTTTTTATAAATATTAACTCTTGTCCTGATAGTCTCTTCTGTATCGTCTTTTCTCCCCCTTAAAAGCAAACGTTTAATTAGAACTTCTTCTGGAATATCTAAGAAAAAAACTACTTCTAAGGGTTGATTTATTTTAATTAAGACCTCATTCAATGAATTTGCCTGAGATAAATTTCTTGGGTAGCCATCTAGAATCCAGCCCTTATTATCCTTATCTAAATTTTGTTTTACTATCTCTAAAACAAGTTCATCACTAACAAGTTCACCTCGATTCATAATATCTTTTACCTGCCTACCAAGAATAGAATTCATTTCGATTTCTTTTCTTAATAATTCGCCTGTAGAGAGGTGTGTATAAGAATTAGTTTGACAAAGTAATTCTGCTTGAGTGCCTTTCCCTGCTCCAGGAGCTCCTAAAAATAGTATGTGTTTTTTCATTAATTATTTATTAGTCCTTCATACCTTTGAGAAATAACATAAGTTTGAATTTGCTTGGCAGTATCAATAGCCACACCCACAAGAATAAGCAATGAAGTTGCTCCTAACCCTTGAAAAGTCTGAACATTAGTAGCTCTCTCAACTGCTGCTGGGATTATTGCTACTGATCCAAGAAATAATCCCCCTAATAATGTCAATCTATTTTGTATCCCTGATAAGTAGTTTGCTGTATTAGTTCCTGGTCTAACTCCTGGAATTGCTACTCCTCCTTTCTTTAAATTTGAAGCGACATCAACTGGATTAATTGTAAGAGACGCATAAAAGTAAGAGAATCCCAAAATTAAAGAGAAGAATGTAAGAGCATATGGCCATGGATTTGAAGACCCTGGATTTAAACTACTTGCTAATTTAATTAAGACTGGATTACCTGTAACATTTGCAATAGTTATTGGTAGGAAAATTAAAGCAGAAGCAAAGATAATAGGCATAACTCCACCTGCATTTAATTTTAAAGGTAAGTAACTTTGCCTTGTAGGAAGTAATGTTGAATTTCCTATTTGCCTTTTTGCACTAACAATAGGAATACGTCTAGCTCCCTCCTGAACAAAAATTATTCCGACAATTGTCAGTAAAAATACTCCAAGTAAAACTGCTATTCCTAACACATCTCCACGATCTCCAGTTTGAGCTTTTTCAATCGTGGAACTTAGAGCTTTTGGTAAGGTCGATACAATATTCAAAAAAATTACTAGTGAAGCTCCTTGCCCAATACCTTTCTCTGTAATAATTTCACTAAACCACATTACCAACATTGAGCCAGTAACTAAAGCAATAGAGGTTTGCAAAACAAACGTAGTTTCACTTATCCCCTCAATTGCATATTGTCTAAGAATTAAAGAAAAAATAATACTCTGCAGAAACCCCCATCCTAAAGAAACATATCTCGTAATTTGAGAAATTTTTCTTCTACCTGCTTCTCCTTCATTTTTTTGTAAATCCTCAAGAACAGGCAATGAAGCTGTAAGAAGCTGAATGATAATTGAAGCATTGATAAAAGGAAGAATACCCAATGCGAATATTCCAAGGGTTGAAATCCCTCCGCCAGTAAATATATCTAAAAAACCTATTAATTGCCCCCCTTGATCTATAAAACTTTTAAATGCAACCCTATCAATACCAGGCATGGGGATATAGATACCAAGTCTTACTAAAAGAAGAAGGCCTAAAGTTGTTAAAACTCTACTCCTAAGCTCTTTATTTAAAAATAATTGAGAGAGAATTTCTGAAGCGCTAGGATTTCTACTTTTGTTTACAAACATTTTAAAGCTTAATTAAATTTAAATAAATTTATTTGTTATTTATAAGCTCGCAAGATCCACCCGCATCCTCAATTTTTTGTTTTGCAACTCTTGTGAATGCGTGAGCTTGAACTTTTAGCTTCACATTAATTTTTCCGTTACCAAGGATTTTTAAAGGAAATTTTGGCTTGAAGATCAATCCTTTCTTAACTAGTGAGTCTAAATTAACAGTATCGTTATCTTTGAAATCATTTAATTTTTCTAAATTGATTATGGAAAAATTCTTTTGATTAATTATTTCAAAGTGCTTTAATTTTGGAACTCTTCTATATAGAGGCATTTGGCCACCTTCAAAACCTGGACGAGTAGGTCTTCCAGAACGTGACTTTTGTCCTCTCATTCCAAAACCACATGATGCACCCTGACCGGCTGCAATTCCTCTACCCTTTCTTAGTTTTTTCTTTCTCGAGCCAGAGTTTGATTTAAGTGTATTTAGTGTTGAAGTCATAATTTTAAGAATAGAGCTGTTCAAGTGAGATGCCTCTCTCCCTTGAGGCAGATTTGTGTGTTCTTAATTGAGAAAGAGCTACCATAGCAGCTCTTGCATTATTCAAAGGTGTTTTACTACCCAATCTTTTTGCTAAGACATTTTTTATGCCGGCTAATTCTAAAACTGTTCTTATTGAACCACCAGCAATTACACCTGTACCTGGAGCAGCTGGTCTAATTAGTACATTAGCAGCACCATCTCGACCCTTAGATAAAGTCGGTATTGAATTATTTGGGGTCAAGGGAACCCTAACAAGATTCTTTTTACCATCTGAAACTCCCTTTCTCACAGCACCAATGACATCCCCTGCTTTACCAACTCCAACTCCAACTTGACCTTTCTCATTACCTACAACAACAATTGCTCTAAAACTCATTTTTTTTCCACCCTTAACAGTCTTAGAAACACGTCGAATTTGAACAACTCTTTCTTGCCAATCAGAATCTCTCTCAAGATTTTTTGAATCACCTCTTCTATTTCTTTTTCGATCATTACGATTATTCTTTTTTTGTTCTACGGGCATAGCTCCAGGAACGTTATCGTTCTTGGATTGAATTTCTTGTTTTGTTGGAGTGTCAGTCATAGTAAAAATTTAAGATTTAGAATTCTAGGCCAGCTTCACGAGCAGCGTCTGCAAGTGCCTTTACTCTACCGTGATATAAGTTACCTCCACGGTCAAAAATTACTTGCTTAATACCTTTTTTTATCGCTCTCTTTGCTAATAATTTTCCAACAATGGAAGAAGAATTACAATCAGCAGATAATTTCTCAGATTTTTCTCTCAATTCCTTATCAACAGTCGAAGCTGAGCAAATAGTTGTTTGAGCGCTATCATCTATGACCTGAGCATAAATATGGTTATTAGAGCGAAAAACAGATAATCTTGGACGCGTTGCATCCCCTATTAAGAATCTTCTTAATCTTCTATGTCTTTTTTGGGTTTGTAATTTCCTGGAAAGTTTGGTCATTTTTTTAATTCAAATTATTTTTTGCCAGATTTACCAGCTTTTCTGAGAATTCTCTCATCATGGTATTTAATTCCTTTTCCTTTATATGGCTCTGGAGGTCTAATTGATCTGATTTTTGCTGCTTCATTGCCAACAATTTCCTTATCAATTCCAGATACGGTAACGTTTGTATTACTGTCAACTTTGTATGTTATACCATCAGGGGGGATCATTTCTACAGGATGACTATATCCTGCACTTACAACTAGATTTTTACCTTTTACTTGTGCTCTTGATCCAACGCCAACAATTTCTAGTTTCTTTGAAAAACCTTGAGTAACCCCTTCAACCATATTTGCAATTAAGGCTCTACATAAACCATGTCTCTGCCTTGAATATATTTTGGTTGTAGTAGGACTTACGACAACAGTATTATCTTTCTTATCAAAACTAACTCCTTCAGGCATGAGACGTTTTAACTCACCCTTTGGGCCTTTCACTGTCACTGTTAATCCATCAAAATCAACTGTAACTTTCTCTGGAATAAGTACTGGTGTTTTTCCTATTCTTGACATGATTAATTCTCCTTAATAAACATAGCAGAGGACTTCGCCGCCAATGCCTTGCTTTCTAGCATCGCGATCACTCATAACGCCTTTAGAAGTTGAAATTATGGCAACTCCAAGACCTCCAAGAACTTTTGGTAAACCTCTGGTATTTTTGTATATTCTCAAACCAGGTTTACTAACTCTTTGCATAGATCGGATGGTAGGAAATTTGTTTTTACCACTATATTTGAGGCCGAGTATTATTTGTGATTTATAACCTTCACCTTCCTCATTAATATCAGAAATGAATCCTTCTTTTTGAAGCACTTTGGCGATACTTAAGGACATTTTTGAACCTGGGATTGTCGTGGTTGTATGCTTTTTTTGACTCGCATTTCTAATTCGAGTAAGCATATCTGAAATAGGATCGTGATTTGACATAGTTTTAATTTAATTCTTACTAAAAGGCATTCCTAACTCCTGCAAAAGAGCTTTACCTTCTTGATCTGATTTTGCACTAGTGACAATAGTTATATCCATACCTCTTATTGAATCTATTTTATCAAAAGAGATTTCAGGAAAAATCAATTGCTCTTTCACTCCAACGGTATAATTCCCTCTCCCATCGAAACTTTTTGGATTAACTCCTCTGAAGTCTCTTATTCTTGGTAAAGCTAGATTTATAAATCTCTCCAAAAAGGAATACATCCTGTCTCCTCTCAAAGTAACAGTACAACCAATCGGCATGCCCTCACGAATTTTAAAACCCGCGATAGCTTTTTTAGCCCTTGTTACAAGGGCCTTTTGTCCTGTAATTGTTGCCATTTCGTTTAAAGAGGCTTCCAAAGCTTTCGAATTTGAAGCTGCTTCACCAAGACCTCTGTTAACGTTGACTTTGACAACTTTAGGGACTTGATGAATATTTTTAAGACCAAGGTCCTTTAAAAGTTTTGGTCTTATTGATTCTTTGTAGCGATTTTTTAGAGTCATAATTTTTTGTTAATTCTGGTCTTTGTCAGAATTGATAAATTAGAAAAAGTTGAAATCTGGTTTCTGATGAAAAATTAATCAATTACTTCACCAGTTTTCTTCAATCTTCTTTTCTTAACCCCCTCTTTATCAATAAAGTATTCAATCTTACTTGTAAGATTTTTATCCTTTGAAAAGAACATTACATTTGATGCATGTAAAGATGCTTCTTCTGTAAGTATTCTTCCAGTTTCTCCTTCCTGAGTTGGTTTTACATGTTTAGTCCTAAGGTTAATTCCCTTTACAACTACTCTATTTTCAAGAGGAATAGTTTTTAAAACCTCACCAGTTTTTCCTTTGTCCTTGCCATTAATTACTTTTACCAAATCTCCAGTTTTGATTCTCATTTTTATTCTCTGGAAATTTTTCTTTTGCTTTAATGAATCCAACATTTAAATCACCTCCGGAGCAAGAGAAACAATCTTTGTATAATTTTTATCCCGCAGTTCTCTGGCTACAGGACCAAAGACTCTCGTACCTTTTGGATTCTTGTCTTCATTAATCAATACTGCCGCATTGTCATCAAATCTAATTGAATTACCAGTATTTCTTCTTAATGTTGCTTTAGTTCTGACGATAACAGCTTTAACAACTTCAGATTTCTTAACTCCCATGTTAGGAAGAGCATCTTTTACAGTTGCTACGATTACATCTCCGACATGCGCATACCTTCTATTAGAACCTAAAACCCTAATACATTGGAGTCTTTTTGCTCCGCTATTATCGGCAACTGTTAAATAAGTTTCTTGTTGAATCATTTTTTAACCTCCTTAGCCTGAATTGTTTTATTGAGAATTTCTTCTATTGCCCATCTTTTATGAGCACTGAGGGGTCTAGTTTCTCTAATTTTAACTCGATCACCTAAAACACATGTATTTTCTGGATCATGCGCCTTATATCGTGTAGTTCTACTTACAATTTTTTTATAAGTGGGATGTGGATATCTGTTAATAACAGCAACAACAACTGTTTTATCCATTTTGTCGCTGACAACAGTACCAATTCTTTCTTTAAGTGCCATAACTAATAATTAATCTGAAGTTGTTTTAGAAGCAGATTGACTCTTACTGAGAGTGAGTAATTGCGCAACTTGTTTCTTGATAAATTTAAATTTATGAGTTTCATTGAGCTGTCTTGTAGCTTGCTTGAATCTCAAGTCAAAAAGATCTTTTCGTAATTGGTCAATCTTTTCAGTAATTTGTTCAGAATTTAATTTTTTAAATTCCTTAAGTGACTCTGAGTTTTTCATTGTTTAACCTCCTCTTGAGATTTTTTACTATTTTCTTGGGAGGAATTTTCTAGATTTTTATCAATGGAGATAAATTTAGTTTTTACAGGAAGTTTGTATTGAGCCAAACGCATAGCTTCCTTTGCAATTTCCTCAGTGATATCTTCACCACCCATTTCAAAAAGTATTCTTCCAGGTTTTACAACTGCAACCCAAAACTCTGGATTACCTTTACCAGAACCCATTCTGGTTTCGGCAGGTCTCATGGTTACGGGTTTATCAGGAAATATTCTTATCCAGATTTGACCACCACGTTTGATATATCTGGTCATAGCTCTTCTGCTTGCTTCAATCTGACGTGCAGTTACCCAGCCACAGTCTTGAGCTTGAAGGGCAAATTGACCGAATGCAATAGTATTACCTTTTGAGGCTACACCCCTCATTCTGCCTCTATGTTGTTTACGAAATTTTGTACGTTTTGGACTAAGCATTTTTATACCTCCTATGAATTCTCATTTGAACGATCCTCAAATTGCTGAGGTCTTCTACTAGCTTTCCTCTTAGGGCTCGCACCCACAGGGATAGTTTGTTCTTCTTTAGGGAGAACTTCACCTTTGAAAACCCAAACTTTAATGCCAAGCACACCGTACGTTGTATTAGCTTCACGTGTGGCATAGTCAATTTCAGCTCTCAATGTATGTAATGGAACTCTACCTTCTCTAGTCCATTCAGTTCTAGCTATTTCAGCACCATTCAACCTTCCCCCTACTTGTATTTTAAGGCCTAGGACTCCAGCCCTTTGAGCCCTTTGTAAGGCCATCCTTATAGTTCTTCTAAAGGCAACTCTTTTTTCAAGTTGTTGCGCAATATATTCAGCTAGTAAAAAGGCATCAGCATCTACGCGTTCAACTTCTACAACGTTTATTCTAACTTGCCTTGTTCTATCCCCTATAGTTTTTTGAATGCCAGATCTTAATTCTTCAATCCCACTTCCCTGTCTTCCAACTATAACTCCTGGTCTTGCTGTTTTTAATTCAAGTTCCAGTTGGTCAGCTTTTCTAGCTATTAAAACATCGCTAATTCCTGCTGCTCCATATTTTTTTTGTATGAAAGTACGAATTTTAAAATCTTCTTGGAGAAGAATTGGATACGTTTTAGAAGTAGCAAACCACTTTGAGCGATGCTCTTGTGTAATTCCTAATCTTAGTCCAGAAGGATGTATTTTATGTCCCATTAGTTTTGTACCTCCGCATTAGTTTGAGTAGGAGCAGATTCAACAGAAATACTGATATGGCAAGTCTGTTTTTTAATTGAAAAAGCTCGACCTTGAGCTCTGGGCCTATACCTTTTCATTACTGGACCACTATTAGCCCATGCAGAGGAAATAACTAAGGTGGATGGATCCATTCCAAGGTTATGTTCTGCATTGGCCACCGCAGATCTTAGAACTTTAGTGATGGGGTCTGTAGATCTGTAAGGCATAAATTCCAACATAATCAATGCGTCTCTATAAGACCTACCCCTTATCTGATCCAAAACTCTTCTCACTTTAGAGGCTGATCCGCGAATGTAATTCCCATGAGCAATTGCTGTTTTTGTTGTTTCAGGTGTTTTTGTCATGATTTTGCTCCTTTCTTATCTCTTATATGACCTCGGTAAGTGCGTGTAGGAGCAAATTCACCAAGTTTATGTCCAATCATTTGTTCAGTAATAAATACTGGAATGTGAGTCTTACCATTATGTACAGCGATTGTGTGACCAATCATTAAAGGTAAAATCGTAGAGGATCTCGACCAAGTTTTGATAACAGACTTGTCATTATCAGTATTTTGTTTTTCTACCTTCTTGAGCAGGCTATCTGCTATAAAAGGTCCTTTTTTTAGTGAACGTCCCATGATTATGTAATAGAAATTGAAATAATAAATGAAGTAATCAAGAGTCTCTTCCTCCTCTACTCCTCTTAGAAACGCGACGGCGTCTTCGAACAACTAATTTATTACTTGGTTTGTTCTTTTTACGTGTCTTTAATCCAAGAGCTGGTCGACCCCATGGAGTAACTGGTCCTGCTCTACCAATTGGTGCTTTTCCCTCTCCTCCTCCATGTGGATGATCACATGGGTTCATTACACTACCTCTTACTTGAGGCCTTCTTCCAAGCCATCTTCTTCTTCCTGCTTTACCTAAGCTAGTATTTCTTATTTCAGAATTACCAACTTCACCAAGAGTTGCGTAGCATTCTTTTCTTACAAGTCTTACCTCGGTAGATGGGAGTTTTAAAGCAACATAATCTCCCTCTTTTGCCATAACTTGAGCACTAGATCCTGCAGATCTAACCATCTGAGCACCCCTACCTGCATATAACTCAACACAATGAACACTAGATCCTAATGGCATAACCGAAAGTGGCATTGCATTACCATCTTCAATTGGAACACTTTCTCCAGATATGACATTTTGTCCGACTTTTACTCCTGCTGGAGCGATAATATATCTTTTTTCCCCATCTTCGTAGAATAAAAGTGCCAGCCTTGCATTTCTATGAGGATCGTAGTGTATAGCTGCAACTTTAGCGTTGATGTTTCTTTTATCTCTTCTAAAGTCAACTAATCTATATTGCCTTTTGTGACCACCTCCACGATGACGACAAGTGATGACTCCACGATTATTCCTTCCTTTAACTCTATGTTTTGAAACTATTAGTGATCTTTCAGGTTTTGCACTTGTTATTTCACTAAAGTCAGTAACTACTCTCTGCCTAGTACCAGGTGTATAAGGTTTAAATTTACGGATTGCCATGATTAAAACTCCTTAAGATTCTGGAAATAGTTGGATTTTGTCTCCTTCAGCAAGACGCACAATTGCCTTCTTGACCTGAGAACGTTTACCGGAAAATTTCCCGACTCTTCTTGTTCTCCTAGGAGGATTCATAGTGTTAACTCCTATGACTTTAACACTGAATAAGGCTTCAACAGCTGCCTTTATTTGTGGTTTTGCCGCTCTATGATCTACTTCAAAAGTATATTGGTTAAGATCTAGCGCATTAGTAGCTTTCTCAGTAATAACTGGCTTTCTTATTACATCGGCTAAACGTGAATCGAATAATTTACTCATGATGCATAAACCTCCTGAATTTTATCAATCGCTGATTGCCCTATAACCAATTTATTAGCATTGAGAATATCAAATACATTTAATTGATCGGCGGCAATTAATTTTACTTTTTTAATATTATTGATGGATTTTTTTATAACATCGGACGGACTATCAAGAATAACCAAAACTTTTTCAGTTTTTTGTATACCTAATCGAGCAAGGCCATTGATGATATCACTTGTTTTAGGTTGCTTTAAAGTAGATCCAAAATCTTCAACGGCCTTCATATCAGATACTCTAGACATAAGTGCAGTTCTAAGAGCTAATCTACGTTCCTTACGATTCATATCAAGATTGTAAGAACGTGGCTTCGGTCCAAAAATAATTCCGCCACCAGGTCTTAAGGGTGTCCTTATTGATCCTTGACGGGCTCTTCCTGTACCTTTCTGTTTATATGGCTTTCTACCGCCCCCACGCACTTCAGATCTTGTCAAAGTTGATGCTGTCCCCTGTCTTTTATTTGCTAGCTGCCTAAGGACTGCTCTATGGATTAAGTCTGCCGAAGAAGTTTCTTTAGCAACTGCTAAATCAAGAGAAACTTTGCCGGATTTTTTACCATCCCACTTAAGAGTTTCAAGTGTTGTCATGATTTTTCACCTCCTTTTTTGCCTACAACATTATTTGGCTTAATGTTTATTATTGAGCCTGGCTTACCTGGGACAGAACCCTTTACCACAAGCAAATTTTTCTGATCATCAATTTTTAGAACTAACAAACCTTTTGTAGTAATCTGTTTTCCTCCATATCTTCCTGCCATTCTTTTTCCAGGATAAATTCTGCCTGGAGTTGTTCCTGCACCTGTAGATCCAGGTGCTCTATGATTTTTTGAACCATGACTCATTGGACCTCTGCTAAAACCATGTCTTTTCTGGTAACCAGCAAAACCTCTACCCATAGATTTGCCACTGATATCAACTTTTTGACCTACCTCAAAGTTTTTTACAGTTATTTGATTTCCGATTTCATAAGATGAAGTTTCTTCAACCCTATATTCTTTCAAATGCTTTAAAAGTTCTTCACCTGATTTCAACAAATGTCCCTTTTCTGGCTTACTTATATGCTTATCTTTGGACAAGCCATAACCTATTTGAACGGCAGTATAACCATCCAAAGCGGTTGTTTTTAATTGAGTGATACGGCAAGGGCCAGCCTCGATAAGAGTAACTGGGACTGAATTACCTTTTTCGTCGAAAAGTTGGGACATGCCCAATTTCTTTCCTAAAATTCCTATAGACATAAGACTAAATTAGGCTAGCTCGTAATGATTTTTAAATTAACTAAAACTTCAGTTATTAAGGTGAAGTTAATAAAAAAACAATTAAATTAAAAAGGTTGAGACTTATCTGAAAATCTAGATAGTTTCTCCTGGTTTTAAACCCACCTGTGTTTTTTAACGAAACGCTAAAAAATGTGAAATTTTATAGAGGCTCGGCTAGCTTGCGAGCTTAAAAATTCACTGAGTTACAATTGTACATCATCGAGTACCATAAAATAAAATAAAATAGAAATAAAGGGAATTTTTATGCCATTACTTCTCACAGGGAAAAAGTTTCATAACGATTTAAAAACTAACAAATGTCTTGCAATCTTTGCTCCTCTTGAAGGTGGTTATGAAACTCGTCTTTTGAGGAGAATGAGGGCCAAGGGCTTTAAAACTTTTATAACCTCAGCAAGAGGGCTTGGAGATCCAGAAGTCTTCTTGCTCAAATTGCATGGCGTTAGACCACCGCACCTAGGTCATCAAAGCGTAGGACGAAATGGAGCACTCGGGGAAGTTCAACAAGTTATCCCACAAGCTTCTGAGTTATTTAATGAAAATGATAAAAATAAATTACTTTGGTTATTAGAAGGTCAAGTACTGTCTCAATCTGAACTAGAGAGCTTAATAGAGATTTGCACTAACGATAATAAACTAACGATAGTTGTTGAAATGGGGGGTTCAACAAAACTTGAATGGAAGCCGTTAAGTAATTATATTTTAGATGAATTTGAAAGTTAAATTGTTTGATTATAACTAAGAATAAAAAACATAAATGGATTAAATTAATTTGTGGTGCCAGTAATGAAGATATTGTTGCCATAGAAGATTTATGTGCAATTTA encodes:
- the rplP gene encoding 50S ribosomal protein L16, which codes for MLSPKRTKFRKQHRGRMRGVASKGNTIAFGQFALQAQDCGWVTARQIEASRRAMTRYIKRGGQIWIRIFPDKPVTMRPAETRMGSGKGNPEFWVAVVKPGRILFEMGGEDITEEIAKEAMRLAQYKLPVKTKFISIDKNLENSSQENSKKSQEEVKQ
- the rpsS gene encoding 30S ribosomal protein S19 — protein: MGRSLKKGPFIADSLLKKVEKQNTDNDKSVIKTWSRSSTILPLMIGHTIAVHNGKTHIPVFITEQMIGHKLGEFAPTRTYRGHIRDKKGAKS
- the rplB gene encoding 50S ribosomal protein L2, yielding MAIRKFKPYTPGTRQRVVTDFSEITSAKPERSLIVSKHRVKGRNNRGVITCRHRGGGHKRQYRLVDFRRDKRNINAKVAAIHYDPHRNARLALLFYEDGEKRYIIAPAGVKVGQNVISGESVPIEDGNAMPLSVMPLGSSVHCVELYAGRGAQMVRSAGSSAQVMAKEGDYVALKLPSTEVRLVRKECYATLGEVGNSEIRNTSLGKAGRRRWLGRRPQVRGSVMNPCDHPHGGGEGKAPIGRAGPVTPWGRPALGLKTRKKNKPSNKLVVRRRRRVSKRSRGGRDS
- the rplV gene encoding 50S ribosomal protein L22 — its product is MTKTPETTKTAIAHGNYIRGSASKVRRVLDQIRGRSYRDALIMLEFMPYRSTDPITKVLRSAVANAEHNLGMDPSTLVISSAWANSGPVMKRYRPRAQGRAFSIKKQTCHISISVESAPTQTNAEVQN
- the rpsC gene encoding 30S ribosomal protein S3 — its product is MGHKIHPSGLRLGITQEHRSKWFATSKTYPILLQEDFKIRTFIQKKYGAAGISDVLIARKADQLELELKTARPGVIVGRQGSGIEELRSGIQKTIGDRTRQVRINVVEVERVDADAFLLAEYIAQQLEKRVAFRRTIRMALQRAQRAGVLGLKIQVGGRLNGAEIARTEWTREGRVPLHTLRAEIDYATREANTTYGVLGIKVWVFKGEVLPKEEQTIPVGASPKRKASRRPQQFEDRSNENS
- the rpsQ gene encoding 30S ribosomal protein S17, encoding MALKERIGTVVSDKMDKTVVVAVINRYPHPTYKKIVSRTTRYKAHDPENTCVLGDRVKIRETRPLSAHKRWAIEEILNKTIQAKEVKK
- the rplX gene encoding 50S ribosomal protein L24, with the translated sequence MLDSLKQKKNFQRIKMRIKTGDLVKVINGKDKGKTGEVLKTIPLENRVVVKGINLRTKHVKPTQEGETGRILTEEASLHASNVMFFSKDKNLTSKIEYFIDKEGVKKRRLKKTGEVID
- the rplN gene encoding 50S ribosomal protein L14, yielding MIQQETYLTVADNSGAKRLQCIRVLGSNRRYAHVGDVIVATVKDALPNMGVKKSEVVKAVIVRTKATLRRNTGNSIRFDDNAAVLINEDKNPKGTRVFGPVARELRDKNYTKIVSLAPEVI
- a CDS encoding 50S ribosomal protein L23, translated to MSKLFDSRLADVIRKPVITEKATNALDLNQYTFEVDHRAAKPQIKAAVEALFSVKVIGVNTMNPPRRTRRVGKFSGKRSQVKKAIVRLAEGDKIQLFPES
- the ndhN gene encoding NAD(P)H-quinone oxidoreductase subunit N, which gives rise to MPLLLTGKKFHNDLKTNKCLAIFAPLEGGYETRLLRRMRAKGFKTFITSARGLGDPEVFLLKLHGVRPPHLGHQSVGRNGALGEVQQVIPQASELFNENDKNKLLWLLEGQVLSQSELESLIEICTNDNKLTIVVEMGGSTKLEWKPLSNYILDEFES
- the rpmC gene encoding 50S ribosomal protein L29, with translation MKNSESLKEFKKLNSEQITEKIDQLRKDLFDLRFKQATRQLNETHKFKFIKKQVAQLLTLSKSQSASKTTSD
- the rplC gene encoding 50S ribosomal protein L3; translated protein: MSIGILGKKLGMSQLFDEKGNSVPVTLIEAGPCRITQLKTTALDGYTAVQIGYGLSKDKHISKPEKGHLLKSGEELLKHLKEYRVEETSSYEIGNQITVKNFEVGQKVDISGKSMGRGFAGYQKRHGFSRGPMSHGSKNHRAPGSTGAGTTPGRIYPGKRMAGRYGGKQITTKGLLVLKIDDQKNLLVVKGSVPGKPGSIINIKPNNVVGKKGGEKS
- the rplD gene encoding 50S ribosomal protein L4, with protein sequence MTTLETLKWDGKKSGKVSLDLAVAKETSSADLIHRAVLRQLANKRQGTASTLTRSEVRGGGRKPYKQKGTGRARQGSIRTPLRPGGGIIFGPKPRSYNLDMNRKERRLALRTALMSRVSDMKAVEDFGSTLKQPKTSDIINGLARLGIQKTEKVLVILDSPSDVIKKSINNIKKVKLIAADQLNVFDILNANKLVIGQSAIDKIQEVYAS